The Flavobacterium psychrotrophum region CCTTATATCGAATCTAAAAACACAACGGCCAAGATAGAGCACGAGGCAACCACCAGCAAAATTGGTGAAGATCAGGTGTTTTACTGCAACCAGCGTGGTATTCCTACAGAAAAAGCTATTGCCCTTATTGTAAACGGCTTTAGTAAAGAGGTGCTTAACAAGCTGCCTATGGAGTTTGCCGTAGAGGCTCAGAAGTTGCTGGAAATAAGCTTAGAGGGATCGGTGGGGTAAACTTTAATTAGTGAGATCATGAAAACACAGGAAAAAAAGAAAAGGACAACTGATGAGGTTATAGCCTACCTATTGCAAAGCAAGAGGGAAATGCAGGAAGAGTCGAAAAGGTTTGCAAATACACCAGAGTTTCAGGATGTTTTAGCTAAGCTAAGGGCGCTTAATGCGGGTAAAAAGTAATGCCTTATTATTATATATTTGGTGGCGGGCATAATAACAGCTATTTTTTTGAAACGGTAAATAAAATTGTTTACGAAATCAAGTTTAAGCCGTCTCCTTACTTATTTGCCGAAAATGAATTTTCTGAACTGATTTATGAATTTGTAATTACTGTTATACTAAATAATTCGGGGAAGAATCCTCCTCTGGATAATCAGGTAAGCGATACAATAGCTGAAATATTTAGGGAGTTTTTTATCGCGAACACTAAGAATGTCTGTATCTATATTTGTGACTCGTCAGATAACAGGCAAGACATAAGAAGAAAAAAGTTCGACCAGTGGTTTTATAAATATCAGAATGATTCTTTCATAAAATTAGATGAAATATTGGTAGATACGAACCAAAACCGTTATCCGGTTTCGATGATTGTCCTGAAAAGGAACCCATACATAAAAGAAATAATTGCCGCCTTTATAGAATTATCAGAAGGCGAATCAGATAAATAAAACAAGTATAATGTTAAGTATAAAAAACTTACACGCACGCGTAGAAGACAAAGACATATTAAGAGGTATTAACCTTGAGGTTAAGGCCGGAGAAGTACACGCCATAATGGGGCCTAACGGCTCCGGTAAAAGTACGCTATCGTCGGTTATTGCCGGTAATGAAAACTATGAGGTAACCGATGGCGAGATCATTCTTGAGGGTGAAGACATTGGCGAACTGGCTCCTGAGGAGCGTGCGCACAAAGGTGTGTTCCTTTCGTTCCAGTATCCGGTAGAGATTCCAGGTGTATCGGTAACTAACTTTATGAAGACTGCTATTAACGAGAGCCGCAAAGCTAATGGTAAGGAAGAAATGCCTGCCAATGAAATGCTCAAGCTAATTCGTGAAAAGAGTGAACTCCTGGAAATCGACCGTAAGTTCTTATCACGTTCGTTAAACGAAGGTTTTTCGGGTGGGGAAAAGAAACGTAACGAGATCTTTCAGATGGCCATGCTGGAACCTAAACTGGCAATACTTGATGAAACCGATTCAGGCCTTGATATTGATGCGCTTCGCATTGTGGCAAACGGTGTAAACAAGCTGCGCAGTGAAGATAATGCAGTAATTGTTATTACGCACTACCAGCGCCTGCTGGATTATATCGTGCCAGATTTTGTACACGTATTGTACAACGGTAAGATCGTAAAATCGGGCGGTAAAGAACTGGCCTACGAACTTGAAGAAAAAGGCTACGACTGGATTAAAGCGGAAAACTAATTTTAGTTTAAAGTTTCAGGTTTCAGGTTATTTTTAAAGTTGATTTTAGCATGGCGACAATTAAACGGTTTGAAGACCTTGAAATTTGGAAAGAAGCGAGACGACTTGCAAAAGAAGTGCACTTTATTTCTATTGAGACAGAATTAAGAAATGATTTCAGGCTTAAAAGCCAGATTAAGAGTGCTTCCGGTTCTGTAATGGATAATATTGCTGAAGGTTTTGAAAGAGATGGTAACCTTGAATTCAGGCAATTTCTATCAATTGCCAAAGGTTCTTCCGGAGAAACGCGCTCGCAACTTTACAGACTATATGACTGTAACCATATTTCGTCTGAAAAGTTGGAATTGTTAGTTGCAGATTATGAAAAGCTGAGTGGCAAGATTAGTAACTTTATAAGTTACCTAAATAAAAAAGATTTTGAAGGAATTAAATTCCAATAATGTAGTAAGGTATAACTTTAGGCTAAGAGTGAGCAACTTTAAACCTAAAAACCTGAAACTAAATAATAAGGATGAGTCGGGTTTGAGTAAGCAACTTGAAACCTGAAACCTGAAACAAAAATATGGACCTTAGAGAAAAACTATTATCGTCTTTTATGGCTTTTGAGGAAGGGGTAGATGTTACCGCCGGACTGCACGACATTCGTACAGAAGCTATTAAGAACTTTGAAAATAAAGGATTCCCAACTAAAAAAGAGGAGGCCTGGAAATATACATCGCTAAACGCGGTGCTTAAAAATGACTTTAGCGTATTCCCAAAGCATGAAAATGCCCTGAACTATGCCGATGTTAAAAAATATTTCCTGCACGAAATTGACACATACAAACTGGTGTTTATAGATGGCGTATTCAGCTCATTTTTAAGCAGCACCACGCACGATGGCCTTGATGTGTGTCTTATGAGCAGCGCGCTTACTAAACCTAAGTATAAGGAAGTTATTGATACTTACTTTAACAAAATAGCCAATACCGATGAGAGCCTTACATCTCTTAATACGGCATTTGCCAGTGAGGGTGCTTTTATCAATATTCCAAAAGGCAAAGTGGCCGATAAGCCTATCGAGATCATGTGCCTGTCTACAGGTAACGAAGCTGCCCTTATGGTACAGCCGCGCAACCTCATCATAGTAGGCGAAAATGCCCAGGTACAAATCATAGAGCGCCACCAGAGCCTTAACAGCAACCCGGTGCTTACAAACAGCGTTACCGAGATTTTTGCACAGCCATATTCTAACGTAGATTACTACAAGATCCAGAATGACGTGCAAACTGCCACGCTGGTAGACAACACTTATATAGCCCAAAAACGCAATAGCAACGCTTCTGTGCATACTTTTTCGTTTGGGGGTAACATTACACGCAACAATCTGAATTTTTACCAGCAGGGCGAGCATGTAGAAAGTACGCTTAAGGGTATTACCATTATTGGCGATAAGCAGCTGGTAGACCACTATACACTAGTACGCCACATAGAACCTAACTGCGAGAGCCACCAAAACTATAAAGGTATTTTTGACGGCAACGCTACAGGCGTTTTTAACGGTAAGATATTTGTTGAAAAAGAAGCTCAGAAAACCGATGCCTTTCAGCAGAATAACAACATACTGATAAGCGAAAAAGCAACAATAAATGCCAAACCTCAGCTTGAGATTTTTGCAGACGATGTAAAATGTTCGCATGGCTGTACCATTGGTCAGCTTGACGAAAGCGCTATGTTTTACCTGCAAAGCCGTGGTATCCCGAAAAAAGAAGCCAAGGCGCTGCTTATGTATGCTTTTAGTAATGAGGTTATAGACAGCATTCGCATACCAGAGCTTAAGCAACGCATTACAAAACTCATAGCCAGCAAACTGGGCGTAAACATGGGTTTTGACCTTTAAGAATTATCCGTTTTTTAAATAGTGAAGAACTGCCTTTCGGGGCAGTTTTTTATTTTAATGAAAGTAGTGCATTTATTTTACCACAAGGCTCACAAAGGTTTTCACAGGGAACACAAAGCTGTATAGATATATTTGTTTCCTAAGAGAACACAGAGCTTTACTTCGTCAGTTCGGACTTCGCCCTCGTGTGTGTCCTTCCGCCAGAGGCGGTTTGCTTGCTGACCTTTGTGAAAACCTTTGTGTACCTTGTGGTAAAAATTTAGCCATTGAGTTATATCTCACATAAATTCGGAGAGTTTAGGTATGTAATGTGAAAATTTGCTGATTTGTTTCAAAACAAAAGAACATTACCTTTGCGCCGCATGGAAACCAAACGCTTTACATACCCGAGGGCAGAAAAACTCAAAAGCCGCAATCTTATAGGCGACCTGTTTACGCAGGGCAAGTCGGTATCAAAATACCCGCTACGGCTCGTTTATATGCCGTTAGAGACGCTAGAGAGCGTTCCCCTGCAAATGGGTGTGTCGGTTTCTAAAAAGTACTTTAAACGCGCCCACGACCGCAATTACTTTAAACGCCTGCTGCGCGAAGCTTACCGCCACAATAAGCACCTGCTTTCAGATGCTATTGATAAGCCGTATGCCATCATGTTTTTTTACCAGACAAAAGACCGCCTGCCGCATACTGAGGTAATGGCAAAAACAACCCAATTGTTTGAAAAATTCCTGGTACAGGAAGGTTTTGCAAATCAGGAGTAAACAGTTATACTAACGCCATATACTTTAGCGTTTTACTGCTAAAATACACCAACCAACATGAAAAGAATAGTATGCATGCTGCTTATTGCCTTAGCGGTAATGGGCTGCAAAAAATCTGAAGAAACAGAAAGCGCTGATGTAAGTTATGCGGCGGCATCTGAAACTGCCGAAAGTAAGCCCGCTGTGGCAGATAAGGCTGTAACCGCGACTCCTGCACCGCAGCAGGAGCAGAAAATAATAAAAAACGCCGATCTGCGCTTTGAGACCAAAAGCCTGGACAGCACTGCAATGATAATAAACGCGGCTATAAAAAAGTACAATGCACTGCTTCAAAACGATTCGCAGGCTAAAGAATACAATTCGCTTACCCGCACCATGACCGTGCGCTTGCCATCGGGTAATTTTGAAGGATTTGTGGCCGCAGTAAGCAAAGGCGTATCTTACTTTGAAAAGCGCGACATTAGTGCTGATGATGTTACCGAGGAATACATTGATGTTGAGGCGCGCATGAAAGCCAAGAAAGTGCTGGAAGAGCGTTATTATGATATGCTGAGGAAGGCAAATAAGGTAGATGATATGCTGCAGATTGAAAAGGAAATATCTGCCATACGCCAGGAAATTGATGCCGCCGAGGGAAAGCTAAGGTACATTCGAAGCAGGGTATCTATGAGTACGGTTACCATAGCGTTTTATACCGTTACAGAAACCAATGAAGGTGTAACAGAATCATATTCGGTTAAGATATGGGCGGCTGTAAAATCCGGATTTAACGGATTGTCAAGTTTCTTCCTGGTGCTGCTAAATATATGGCCGATAATCGTTATTTTCGTGATAGCGTATATAATATATCGGAAACGGATAAGAAAAAGGAAACAAAATGTTTAAAACACTTAAAAAGAAATATGTAGTACCGGCATTGGCTGTGGGCATATTATTTACGGGAGCCGGGTTTACCTACAGAGATGATTTCTTTGAAATTGCCAAGCAGATAGAAATTTTTACAACGCTATATAAAACGGTTAATACCAATTATGTAGACGAAACAAATCCGGGTGAGCTGATGGATAAAGCTATCAAGAGCATGCTGGCTGACCTTGACCCGTATACCAACTACTTTAACGAGGCCGATGTGGCGCGTTTCAAGATAAACAACACCGGCGAATATACCGGCATCGGTGCGCTTATAACCCGCAAAGAGGGTAAACTGATTATAAAAGAACCGTATAAAGACTACCCGGCAGATAAGGCAGGCCTTAAAGCCGGCGATGAAATAATACAAATAGGTGATGTATCGCTAGCTGATTTTAAAGAAGATGCCAGCGAATTACTTAAGGGCTCTAAGAACACCAAATTCACCATTAAGTACCTACGTCAGGGCAAAACCCTTACGACAGATCTTATTCTGAGTGAGGTAGATGTTAAGGCTGTACCGTATTACAGCATGGTGGGTAAAGAAACCGGGTACATTGTACTTTCACAGTTTAATGGCAAGGCCAGCAGCGAGACTAAGGCGGCGCTTATCGACCTTAAAGGGCAGGGTGCAAAGAGCATTGTGCTGGATCTTAGGGGCAACCCGGGCGGATTACTAAACGAAGCGGTAAACATCTGCGGGTTGTTTGTAAACCAGGGCGAAATTATCGTTACTACCAAGAGCAAGAACGACAAGTATAATAATACCTATAAAACCCACACTGCACCGGTAGACTTAGACATTCCGTTAGCAATACTGGTAGATGGCAAGAGTGCTTCGGCATCAGAAATTGTTTCGGGCGCATTGCAGGATCTTGACCGTGCCGTTATCATTGGCAGCCGCAGCTTTGGTAAAGGGCTTGTACAACGCCCGCTGGACCTGACGTATGGAACACAGGTAAAAGTTACCATATCGCGCTATTATACCCCTTCGGGCCGCGGTATACAGGCGCTTGACTATACGCATAAGGATGCCGATGGTAAAGCCATACGCATTGATGCTAAAAACTACAACGCCTTTAAAACCCGCAGCGGGCGTACCGTGTATGATGGTGGCGGTATTTTACCCGATGTAGAACTGGAAGAAAGTAAGCAAAGCGCCATAGCCGATGCACTGGTGCGCAAAGACGGCGTTTTTAACTATGCTACCCAGTATTACTACAAAAACCCTAACCTGGGCACAACGGTTCCGAACATTAGCGATGCCGATTTTGAATCGTTTAAAGGCTACCTTAAAAAAGAGAACTTTGAATTTGATACCGAAACCGAAAGGGCTGTTAAAGACCTGATGGTAGTAGCCCAGAAAGAAAAGGTAGACAGCAGCATTAAGGCAGAATATCAGGCACTGCTGGCAGCAGTACAGAAAAGCGAAGATAAAGAGCTTGCTGCCCATAAAGCTGAAATTAAGCAACTGATAACTGATGAACTTATAAAGCGTTATCAGTATAAAGAAGGGCTGTATAAATACTACACCACCAGCAATGCCGAGATTAAAAAGGCAGTTGCATTACTGGCAAACAATGCTGAATATAAAAAGATATTGAAGAAGTAAAAAATTGATCCCTTTGTATATACAA contains the following coding sequences:
- a CDS encoding DUF6169 family protein, which encodes MPYYYIFGGGHNNSYFFETVNKIVYEIKFKPSPYLFAENEFSELIYEFVITVILNNSGKNPPLDNQVSDTIAEIFREFFIANTKNVCIYICDSSDNRQDIRRKKFDQWFYKYQNDSFIKLDEILVDTNQNRYPVSMIVLKRNPYIKEIIAAFIELSEGESDK
- the sufC gene encoding Fe-S cluster assembly ATPase SufC — protein: MLSIKNLHARVEDKDILRGINLEVKAGEVHAIMGPNGSGKSTLSSVIAGNENYEVTDGEIILEGEDIGELAPEERAHKGVFLSFQYPVEIPGVSVTNFMKTAINESRKANGKEEMPANEMLKLIREKSELLEIDRKFLSRSLNEGFSGGEKKRNEIFQMAMLEPKLAILDETDSGLDIDALRIVANGVNKLRSEDNAVIVITHYQRLLDYIVPDFVHVLYNGKIVKSGGKELAYELEEKGYDWIKAEN
- a CDS encoding four helix bundle protein, which gives rise to MATIKRFEDLEIWKEARRLAKEVHFISIETELRNDFRLKSQIKSASGSVMDNIAEGFERDGNLEFRQFLSIAKGSSGETRSQLYRLYDCNHISSEKLELLVADYEKLSGKISNFISYLNKKDFEGIKFQ
- the sufD gene encoding Fe-S cluster assembly protein SufD; this translates as MDLREKLLSSFMAFEEGVDVTAGLHDIRTEAIKNFENKGFPTKKEEAWKYTSLNAVLKNDFSVFPKHENALNYADVKKYFLHEIDTYKLVFIDGVFSSFLSSTTHDGLDVCLMSSALTKPKYKEVIDTYFNKIANTDESLTSLNTAFASEGAFINIPKGKVADKPIEIMCLSTGNEAALMVQPRNLIIVGENAQVQIIERHQSLNSNPVLTNSVTEIFAQPYSNVDYYKIQNDVQTATLVDNTYIAQKRNSNASVHTFSFGGNITRNNLNFYQQGEHVESTLKGITIIGDKQLVDHYTLVRHIEPNCESHQNYKGIFDGNATGVFNGKIFVEKEAQKTDAFQQNNNILISEKATINAKPQLEIFADDVKCSHGCTIGQLDESAMFYLQSRGIPKKEAKALLMYAFSNEVIDSIRIPELKQRITKLIASKLGVNMGFDL
- the rnpA gene encoding ribonuclease P protein component; amino-acid sequence: METKRFTYPRAEKLKSRNLIGDLFTQGKSVSKYPLRLVYMPLETLESVPLQMGVSVSKKYFKRAHDRNYFKRLLREAYRHNKHLLSDAIDKPYAIMFFYQTKDRLPHTEVMAKTTQLFEKFLVQEGFANQE
- a CDS encoding DUF4349 domain-containing protein, which encodes MKRIVCMLLIALAVMGCKKSEETESADVSYAAASETAESKPAVADKAVTATPAPQQEQKIIKNADLRFETKSLDSTAMIINAAIKKYNALLQNDSQAKEYNSLTRTMTVRLPSGNFEGFVAAVSKGVSYFEKRDISADDVTEEYIDVEARMKAKKVLEERYYDMLRKANKVDDMLQIEKEISAIRQEIDAAEGKLRYIRSRVSMSTVTIAFYTVTETNEGVTESYSVKIWAAVKSGFNGLSSFFLVLLNIWPIIVIFVIAYIIYRKRIRKRKQNV
- a CDS encoding S41 family peptidase → MFKTLKKKYVVPALAVGILFTGAGFTYRDDFFEIAKQIEIFTTLYKTVNTNYVDETNPGELMDKAIKSMLADLDPYTNYFNEADVARFKINNTGEYTGIGALITRKEGKLIIKEPYKDYPADKAGLKAGDEIIQIGDVSLADFKEDASELLKGSKNTKFTIKYLRQGKTLTTDLILSEVDVKAVPYYSMVGKETGYIVLSQFNGKASSETKAALIDLKGQGAKSIVLDLRGNPGGLLNEAVNICGLFVNQGEIIVTTKSKNDKYNNTYKTHTAPVDLDIPLAILVDGKSASASEIVSGALQDLDRAVIIGSRSFGKGLVQRPLDLTYGTQVKVTISRYYTPSGRGIQALDYTHKDADGKAIRIDAKNYNAFKTRSGRTVYDGGGILPDVELEESKQSAIADALVRKDGVFNYATQYYYKNPNLGTTVPNISDADFESFKGYLKKENFEFDTETERAVKDLMVVAQKEKVDSSIKAEYQALLAAVQKSEDKELAAHKAEIKQLITDELIKRYQYKEGLYKYYTTSNAEIKKAVALLANNAEYKKILKK